The following are encoded together in the Candidatus Bathyarchaeota archaeon genome:
- a CDS encoding class I SAM-dependent methyltransferase, with protein MKEKDYMDVNLKRWNDLVDINAKSKWYDLEGFREGKTSLLSIEREELGDVRGKSLLHLQCHFGMDTLSWARLGADVTGIDFSDRAIELAKCLSEELNIPATFIHSNVYDVSKKLQKKFDIVFTSYGVLCWLPDMVRWAQVVSHCLKPGGIFYVIDSHPFGFLIDENQEVFRIGYNYFTNGEPTYWDKGEAYADPNANLKNQASYEWFHTMSDIINALIDANLELEFLHEFSLCYHNIHPDMNLREDGYWEFKDFKYSLPMMFSVKAHKK; from the coding sequence ATGAAGGAAAAAGATTATATGGATGTCAATTTGAAACGTTGGAATGATCTTGTTGACATTAATGCAAAATCTAAATGGTACGATTTAGAGGGATTTAGAGAAGGTAAAACTTCTTTATTGTCTATTGAGAGGGAAGAATTAGGAGATGTTCGAGGAAAATCATTACTCCACCTTCAATGCCACTTTGGAATGGATACACTATCATGGGCAAGGTTAGGTGCAGACGTTACGGGTATTGACTTCTCAGATAGAGCGATAGAATTAGCAAAATGTCTTAGCGAAGAATTGAATATTCCCGCTACTTTTATCCATTCAAATGTTTATGATGTATCTAAAAAACTACAGAAAAAATTTGATATTGTATTTACTTCTTATGGTGTGCTTTGTTGGTTGCCTGATATGGTTAGATGGGCTCAAGTTGTTAGCCATTGTTTAAAACCAGGAGGGATTTTCTATGTAATTGATAGCCATCCTTTTGGATTTTTGATTGATGAAAATCAAGAAGTTTTCCGGATTGGATACAACTATTTTACTAATGGTGAGCCCACTTATTGGGATAAAGGAGAAGCATATGCTGATCCTAATGCTAATTTAAAGAATCAAGCGAGTTATGAATGGTTCCATACCATGAGTGATATTATTAACGCTTTAATTGATGCAAATCTAGAACTAGAATTCTTACACGAATTTTCCCTTTGTTATCATAATATACATCCTGACATGAACTTAAGAGAGGACGGTTATTGGGAATTCAAAGATTTCAAGTACTCTTTACCTATGATGTTTTCAGTAAAGGCACATAAGAAATAA
- a CDS encoding CoA-binding protein yields the protein MEQINYFEKLFYPKTIAFIGASNKRQWQLKGYVDRDFPGLVYFVSKGSEKIFDINCYKDVSELPDCIDHAIIGVNRNQLLDVVKKCISKKFATIHIFSAGTGEFDEVGKQIEDEIYNLLKSSTTRAIGPNCLGLYSTGGRYSFNASFKADPIGNVVFISQSGDLTERFVEKLNYLGVNFSTAASIGNSISINTTDLIQCFNNHDGTDIISVYLEGFSRYHHKEGRRLYNVLKKTKKPVIFLRSGKTLAGKRSAESHTGSLTTSNHLWDAAFSQTNTIQAHSFEELIDTTLAFYYYKDILPREKGILLITWSGGNATIATDLITQTGATIPEFSYETKKKLKALIRFGGVVNPLDLPWKNFSDEYSKIAKIAIEEPYIGGVLAESYRPRDSLENYFENLLFLKDLCKKQRKPFFLSLPFADTKGREEYKRRIIDMGVPLFPSFERAAKAFLNLYRYKERLNK from the coding sequence TAAAAGGTTATGTTGATAGGGATTTTCCTGGATTAGTATACTTTGTTTCAAAAGGAAGTGAAAAGATCTTCGATATTAATTGCTATAAGGATGTGTCAGAACTCCCTGATTGTATTGACCATGCGATAATAGGGGTAAATCGAAATCAATTATTGGATGTTGTAAAAAAGTGTATAAGTAAAAAATTCGCAACTATCCATATCTTTTCAGCTGGTACTGGTGAATTTGATGAAGTAGGAAAACAAATCGAAGATGAAATATATAATCTTCTAAAAAGTAGTACTACTCGTGCTATTGGACCTAATTGTTTGGGACTTTATTCTACCGGAGGAAGATATTCATTTAATGCTTCCTTTAAAGCAGACCCTATTGGAAATGTAGTGTTTATCTCCCAATCTGGTGACTTGACAGAAAGATTTGTTGAAAAATTAAATTATCTTGGTGTTAATTTTTCTACTGCTGCTAGTATTGGTAACTCTATTTCAATAAATACTACAGATTTAATTCAATGTTTCAATAATCATGATGGAACTGATATTATAAGTGTTTATCTAGAGGGGTTTTCAAGATATCATCATAAAGAAGGCAGAAGACTGTATAATGTACTAAAAAAAACAAAAAAGCCAGTTATTTTTCTGAGAAGCGGAAAAACTTTAGCAGGAAAGCGATCTGCTGAATCTCACACAGGGAGTTTGACCACCTCAAATCATTTATGGGATGCAGCATTCTCTCAGACTAATACTATTCAAGCCCACTCCTTTGAAGAATTAATAGATACTACACTTGCCTTTTATTATTATAAGGACATTCTCCCTCGTGAAAAAGGTATTCTATTAATAACATGGTCAGGTGGTAATGCAACAATAGCTACAGATCTAATAACTCAAACGGGAGCAACGATTCCTGAATTTAGCTACGAGACCAAGAAGAAATTAAAAGCCTTAATTAGATTTGGGGGTGTAGTTAATCCATTAGATCTTCCATGGAAAAATTTTTCAGATGAATACTCAAAGATCGCAAAAATTGCTATAGAAGAACCATATATAGGAGGAGTTTTAGCAGAAAGTTATCGACCCAGAGATTCATTGGAAAACTATTTTGAGAACTTACTTTTTCTAAAAGATTTATGTAAAAAACAAAGAAAACCATTTTTCCTCTCTTTACCATTCGCAGATACCAAAGGTAGGGAAGAATATAAAAGGAGAATTATAGATATGGGAGTTCCTCTTTTTCCAAGCTTTGAGAGAGCTGCCAAAGCGTTTCTTAATTTATATCGTTATAAAGAAAGACTGAATAAATAA
- a CDS encoding LLM class flavin-dependent oxidoreductase, with protein sequence MKFILAGLGNWFNDYRLIEKAILQADRYEFDGALLPDHYMWGNVPWIPRSDTNKTLETWMTISYLLAKTEHIKIGTLVTPIPLRPPSVLAKMISTADNLSGGRTIVGVGAGWSQIEFEGYSEWNSPSIRVNKTYEGLELMIKLWTENEVNFEGKYYRAKGAVLDPKPVQKPYPKILFGSRGKRMLKLAGQYGDICFFPPWPGSDPDEMKQIVIDAAHLHNRIDKISFMLGEMRPIDIEEYFAKVEKALDSGADYFLASFQRSEELLDTIRKFAEDIIPSFK encoded by the coding sequence ATGAAATTCATACTAGCAGGATTAGGTAATTGGTTTAATGATTATCGCTTAATTGAAAAAGCTATTTTACAAGCAGATAGATATGAATTTGATGGAGCTTTACTTCCTGATCATTATATGTGGGGGAATGTGCCATGGATTCCGCGATCAGATACTAATAAAACCCTAGAAACTTGGATGACTATATCATATTTACTTGCAAAAACAGAACATATCAAAATTGGTACACTAGTTACACCTATTCCTTTGCGACCTCCAAGTGTGTTAGCTAAGATGATTTCTACAGCTGATAATTTGTCTGGTGGACGTACTATAGTTGGAGTAGGTGCGGGATGGTCTCAAATAGAGTTTGAAGGATATAGTGAATGGAATAGCCCAAGTATCAGAGTGAATAAAACATATGAAGGTCTTGAATTGATGATCAAGCTATGGACAGAAAACGAGGTTAATTTCGAAGGAAAATATTATCGAGCAAAAGGAGCTGTTTTGGATCCAAAACCAGTGCAGAAACCTTACCCTAAAATCCTTTTTGGAAGTAGAGGAAAACGTATGTTAAAACTTGCGGGTCAATATGGAGACATTTGTTTCTTTCCTCCTTGGCCAGGCAGTGATCCTGATGAAATGAAACAAATAGTAATTGATGCGGCACACCTTCATAATCGAATTGACAAAATTTCATTTATGTTAGGAGAAATGAGACCTATTGATATAGAAGAATATTTTGCGAAAGTAGAAAAAGCTCTGGATTCTGGAGCAGATTATTTTCTTGCAAGCTTTCAAAGAAGTGAAGAACTTTTAGATACGATAAGAAAATTTGCTGAAGATATAATTCCCTCATTTAAATAA
- a CDS encoding NDP-sugar synthase has product MKDDLLKLQEAVNAAQIEVPKLQEIKNQFLRTHVTALKIDNYIGDYPTFMEPVVLGDQVKIGDDVLIGPNVYIGKNSEIGDYVELSNSILLDNVIIGNNFKLNNCIVASNSNLNFDNYKGDNCIIKGNANSKEELKLIPFE; this is encoded by the coding sequence ATGAAAGATGACTTACTGAAATTGCAAGAAGCGGTAAATGCTGCTCAAATTGAGGTTCCCAAACTCCAAGAAATTAAAAATCAATTTTTAAGAACACATGTCACAGCACTTAAAATAGATAATTATATCGGAGATTATCCCACTTTTATGGAACCCGTTGTCCTTGGGGATCAAGTTAAGATTGGAGACGATGTACTTATTGGACCAAATGTTTACATTGGAAAGAATTCAGAAATTGGTGATTATGTTGAATTATCTAACTCTATTCTGCTCGATAACGTAATTATTGGGAATAATTTTAAATTGAATAATTGTATTGTAGCAAGTAATAGTAATCTTAATTTTGATAATTATAAAGGGGATAATTGTATTATAAAAGGTAACGCTAATTCAAAAGAAGAGTTAAAATTAATCCCCTTTGAATAG